The DNA segment atcttctttcacaaatgtttgtaaaaacagtctgcatgcctaggtgcttgattttatacacctgtggccatggaagtgattggaacacctgaattgagtgatttggaggggtgtcccaaaacctttgccaatatagtgtatatcctaTTGTATCTGTAAAGCCTGGATAAATGCCAGGAATAGTGAGAAACACCTGCATACCTTGGATGATTATTTCCTCTTATTAATTCCAGTCAGTCTCAGCACCAATCAACATCATACATTTACACAACAGCATGTACAGTAATGAGAAGTCATAAAGAGCAtttaataaatctttaattTAAATCTTTCCACATGATGCCTAAAAAGACTGGATATCATTAATATAACTGGGATCACAAATTGTTTACAGTTCATTAATCAAGAAGATAAAATCTGAcattaaaaaatgacattaataGTAAACAAAATGATAGacctaaaaataaaatcaggaagtagtcataatatatatatatattgcctctcattaaatataatgtaataatgttaaATGACAAATTACACATTTAGTTATGGTtgtaaaatctgattggttctgTCACATTCAAAGCCATTGAAAAATCCTTCATATACACATGCAACATGACAATAATCATGCAGGTTTTAAGGCAATTAACCAATTAAAGTTAAGCCATTGTTCTGTTGGAAAAAACCCTAATCATTGCCTGTTTTACCCTTAGCTGTTACTTATTGAGGACTGGATTCCATCTGAtcatgaaaaatgaaacaaaaagaaataaaaagttaaattcaatttatgatggtattttttgtaaaaagatTTTATGATGTAAGTTGAACATCACACTGCTTTAATTGTTAGACTTCTGTTTGCAAAGCTTCCATGAGCACATTGTGGGCATCTTCAGCGAGCTCATTAAGACAACGCTGAAGTATGATGTAAATAGTAGCAAAAGACACTGATCCAGACATGAGAGATCCCACAACAGGAATAAAGCCCAGAAAGTATTCTGCTGCTGATTCTGCAACAAAAAGACCTGAACTTGTCAGCAATCTAATAACCAGATCTTTGGTTATTTCCTGATTGAGAGGAGACTTCATCACAGCTTTTAGCTGATTTACTGACTTCCCTGATCTCTCAGAAAGCCTCTGTAAGGAAGCTGGGTCCAAACTGAATGCATTGTAATATTTCTTAAGCTCTACCACCAAGATGGCCACATCTGCACTGATTGATGCAGCTGCATTTAAAACAGGTATCGGCACAGCGGCAACTGAGGCAGAGAGCAGAGCCAACTTCCATATGTTCCTCTGCAGTgccttctttttcctctcattGATCTCCAGAGTGATGTTTGGAAGGGCCAGGATCAGTACATCTCTCTTGTGCTGGGGAAGTTCCCTCTCCATGGTCTCCTCAAAATGGTTGAAATCATAAAGACTGAGTTCAAAACAAGAGATCAGGAAGACAGTGGGAGATTTTAGACCAATCTCTCCAAGCCCTAAGATGAAAAGTTAAACACACaattaaaagtttttaaaaacaataaaaaaaatttcaaatgaTTAATCATCATGACACTGATCTAAAAtggaataaattatattattatgatatgaattattagcattaatatttacattttacttcCCTAATTATCATATATGTGTAAAAAACTTtaagtaataatattaaatgaGTTAAGAGCataatattttttctaaaaGTAAACCTTTAATGCAGTTCTCTCTGATTTTCTTCAGTGTCTCTTCTTCATTAAAtgtcttcttccttttttcagCCTCAATGTTGCTGTCAATCTTTGAGCGAACAAAATAAAACTTCttgttcatatttaatatctCTTTTCCCAGATTGGCGTGGCATTCTCTGAAACGATCTGATGCTatgatgatgaaaaaatcataacGTTCAAATTGAACTTGTTTGAGATATTCATCAGCTTTGAATCTTGGGGTTCCAATGCCAGGGAGATCCCATAATTTGACATTCAGGAATTTGGGATGAGGGTAAGCAGTAGGCTCTGTAGTGGTCTCTACAACACCAGTTTCTGCAGAGCCTTCATCTTCATCCCCTAAACCCCTGAAGGCATTGATAAATGTGGACTTTCCAGATCCAGACTCTCCCGTTACAGCAATGTTCAGTTCCACGCGGTCTTGTTGTTCAAAGTAATCCTTAATCTTGTCAACAGCTGACGGCAGATCTTCATTGGCTAATGACCTTTTAATTTCTTCAATTTCAGCAGCATCAATAATGTCAAACTCATCCatctttaaaacaaacacaatatatgaaacatataaacagatGTACTTTGCATGTGTTGTAGCAACAAACAAAACTCAAGTGAAAAGCTAACAGAACTGTTTTTGGGAAAAGAGGAAACAAAAATAACTCATTTTCACACCTTTTTGATGGAGCATGGGATAACTCAGTCTGATAAAAACATGATATCATTTTTGGGCCTAATTTGAAAAGATATGTTTGGCACAAAAACAATACATCTTTTCACCCAATGAACACTATGCACACAGCAAGCATGGTGGAAGTAACATCATTCTGTGGGACTCAGGCCCTGGTCAACAAAGGAATGGCTTCAGAAGAAAAAGATCATTGTTTTGGAATGGATCAATCAAAGACCAGATCTAGATCCTATCAAAAATTTGGTGGGATAACTTTAAAATagctgtgcacaggagatccTCTCACAATCTGGTGAATAGGGAACCTAAGCCAAAATTAGAGTGATGTGAAAAATCATAACACAGTGTGCTTTAATAAAGTGTTAGTTAACGAGTGTGCACACTTATGCTACAAGGTTATTgtaagttttttctttttctgcttgtTTCCTGATCTTGAAGGGGTCATTTTGGAAAAATATTGACAAAAACTAAAAGATTAACAACCTACAACCTTAGGGCTATAAGGCCCTTTTCCTATTATGCCATTGCCAAAGCACATGAAAACTATAGTGCAGTGTCGCAGGTGACACAACCCTTAGTAGCAATAATAAACTGTTTCCAGTTTACCTGCACTATCCAGCAGACAAAGACTCTCTTCCAGTTTGATCAGTTCACCCTGTTTTACTGCTGCTTAATAAACTGAAATCACCAGACtagtttatagttacatttcccccatttaattttctttttgttacaGACATGTCCTATTTGTCTTCTGTGTACTGTTTTAATGATCACAGTTTGATTTTTGCTAATGGATATGAACTTTATTATGTCTATTTACTGCATTCATTCCATATTAAAAGCCTAGTTAGTTTCATTTTAACGTCACTTTGctcaaaaataaacagatatacTGTTTAGAAATTCTTTATATAGAAACTGGTAAAAATGTAGCTTAATCTTACCTTTACAAAGGAGAATAAATACCACAGAAAGTGTCCTTCAGAGATATTGAGCTATATGCAGG comes from the Hemibagrus wyckioides isolate EC202008001 linkage group LG03, SWU_Hwy_1.0, whole genome shotgun sequence genome and includes:
- the LOC131351346 gene encoding interferon-inducible GTPase 5-like gives rise to the protein MDEFDIIDAAEIEEIKRSLANEDLPSAVDKIKDYFEQQDRVELNIAVTGESGSGKSTFINAFRGLGDEDEGSAETGVVETTTEPTAYPHPKFLNVKLWDLPGIGTPRFKADEYLKQVQFERYDFFIIIASDRFRECHANLGKEILNMNKKFYFVRSKIDSNIEAEKRKKTFNEEETLKKIRENCIKGLGEIGLKSPTVFLISCFELSLYDFNHFEETMERELPQHKRDVLILALPNITLEINERKKKALQRNIWKLALLSASVAAVPIPVLNAAASISADVAILVVELKKYYNAFSLDPASLQRLSERSGKSVNQLKAVMKSPLNQEITKDLVIRLLTSSGLFVAESAAEYFLGFIPVVGSLMSGSVSFATIYIILQRCLNELAEDAHNVLMEALQTEV